The bacterium genome includes a window with the following:
- a CDS encoding metalloregulator ArsR/SmtB family transcription factor, with amino-acid sequence MKLSNYARIFKALSNEQRLRIFTLIYEESARGAKAATFPAEKAACCPIEKAFTKVCDCMDLSRSTISHHFKELQGAGLITCERDGQMYRCRVNETTLGKLRDFLR; translated from the coding sequence ATGAAACTATCGAACTACGCGCGGATCTTCAAGGCGCTGTCCAACGAGCAGCGGCTGCGGATCTTCACGCTGATCTACGAGGAGTCGGCCAGGGGGGCGAAGGCCGCGACGTTTCCGGCCGAAAAGGCGGCCTGCTGCCCGATCGAGAAGGCCTTCACCAAGGTCTGCGACTGCATGGACCTCTCGCGGTCGACGATCTCGCATCACTTCAAGGAACTGCAGGGCGCCGGCCTCATCACCTGCGAGCGCGACGGCCAGATGTACCGCTGCCGCGTGAACGAGACGACGCTCGGCAAGCTGCGGGACTTCCTGAGATGA
- a CDS encoding biotin/lipoyl-containing protein, with the protein MSPREIVAAVRALPGVAITSVGMRDAGQSDFKNRLRLKDLLTLAPHYERMGLFSAECHGGARWHVGIMNRRESPFEEIARFRELMPNVLLQTLIRETNLFGYRPYPKRVIEHVVAQVDIDVWRCFSFLNDVRNMRAVAETVLARGRLFQPTISFTAADWATDAYYLGVVRDIVSLCGGTDEIVLCLKDMAGVGSITRIGRLIDAIRQEWPELVIGYHRHITDGLAMPALLAAARAGAKIVDAQEDSLVRFYGHSPILAVQAFLEESGIPVHLVRAEAEAAVSRAREWAGAYDWAESPFKGLDHTVTRHRMPGGAFPSSFEQAQKGDFLHLMPAVLEVMALYNRIVRYFDVTPGSQITWVTCSGLVNRYAKERGDAGVAHLIRLLTTFVEERGQDFEAMDAEEQVELVSLFRGAPGDFKNLLLGAYGRLPAGWPADWVYRSAFGDEAERRLAARREDSPLESVPDEDLAVQRQACAEQLGRTPAEEEFILWLMHPKDALEYIAFRERFGEAPLVLPTAVWRSGLRRPGDRVEFELWGKPYSIELVSVGAEHEGRIHVVVRVNNRTQVYNVETPRAKKVEVRMATRPGQVGAPANGNIWRLGNPDRGVVRAGDIVHRGEEIANLEAMKMENAILAPFDGQIAEVCVRLNEPVREGQLLFVVERAAEAPAAGTAPTSPDS; encoded by the coding sequence ATGTCGCCGCGCGAGATCGTCGCGGCGGTGCGCGCGCTGCCCGGCGTGGCGATCACCTCGGTCGGGATGCGCGACGCCGGCCAGTCGGACTTCAAGAACCGGTTGCGCCTGAAGGACCTGCTGACGCTGGCGCCGCACTACGAGCGCATGGGGCTGTTCTCGGCCGAGTGCCACGGCGGCGCGCGCTGGCACGTCGGCATCATGAACCGCCGCGAGAGCCCCTTCGAGGAGATCGCGCGCTTCCGCGAGCTGATGCCGAACGTGCTGCTGCAGACGCTCATCCGCGAGACAAACCTCTTCGGCTACCGGCCCTACCCGAAGCGGGTGATCGAGCACGTCGTCGCGCAGGTCGACATCGACGTCTGGCGCTGCTTCTCGTTCCTCAACGACGTGCGCAACATGCGCGCCGTGGCCGAGACGGTGCTCGCGCGCGGCCGGCTCTTCCAGCCGACGATCTCGTTCACCGCCGCGGACTGGGCGACCGATGCGTACTACCTCGGGGTCGTGCGCGACATCGTGAGCCTGTGCGGGGGCACGGACGAGATCGTCCTCTGCCTCAAGGACATGGCCGGGGTCGGCAGCATCACCCGCATCGGCCGGCTGATCGACGCGATCCGCCAGGAGTGGCCGGAGCTGGTGATCGGCTACCACCGCCACATCACCGACGGCCTGGCGATGCCGGCGCTGCTGGCCGCGGCGAGGGCCGGCGCGAAGATCGTGGACGCGCAGGAGGACTCGCTGGTGCGCTTCTACGGGCACTCGCCGATCCTCGCGGTGCAGGCCTTCCTCGAGGAGTCGGGGATCCCGGTGCACCTGGTGCGCGCCGAGGCCGAGGCGGCGGTGAGCCGGGCGCGCGAGTGGGCCGGCGCCTACGACTGGGCGGAGTCGCCGTTCAAGGGCCTCGACCACACGGTGACCCGCCACCGCATGCCCGGCGGCGCCTTCCCCAGCTCGTTCGAGCAGGCGCAGAAGGGGGACTTCCTGCACCTGATGCCCGCGGTGCTCGAGGTCATGGCGCTCTACAACCGGATCGTACGCTACTTCGACGTCACGCCCGGCTCGCAGATCACGTGGGTCACCTGCAGCGGGCTGGTGAACCGCTACGCCAAGGAGCGCGGGGACGCCGGCGTCGCGCACCTGATCCGGCTGCTGACGACCTTCGTCGAGGAGAGGGGCCAGGACTTCGAGGCCATGGACGCCGAGGAGCAGGTCGAGCTGGTCTCGCTCTTCCGCGGGGCGCCCGGCGACTTCAAGAACCTGCTGCTCGGCGCCTACGGGCGGCTGCCGGCGGGGTGGCCGGCCGACTGGGTCTACCGGAGCGCCTTCGGCGACGAGGCCGAGCGCCGGCTCGCCGCGCGCCGCGAGGACTCGCCGCTGGAGTCCGTGCCGGACGAGGACCTCGCCGTGCAGCGCCAGGCCTGCGCCGAGCAGCTCGGGCGGACGCCGGCCGAGGAGGAGTTCATCCTCTGGCTGATGCACCCCAAGGACGCGCTGGAGTACATCGCCTTCCGCGAGCGCTTCGGCGAGGCGCCGCTCGTGCTGCCCACGGCCGTCTGGCGCTCGGGACTGCGCCGGCCGGGCGACCGCGTGGAGTTCGAGCTCTGGGGCAAGCCCTACTCGATCGAACTGGTGTCCGTCGGCGCCGAGCACGAGGGGCGCATCCACGTCGTCGTGCGCGTCAACAACCGCACGCAGGTCTACAACGTCGAGACGCCCCGCGCGAAGAAGGTCGAGGTCCGGATGGCGACGCGCCCGGGGCAGGTCGGCGCGCCGGCCAACGGCAACATCTGGCGCCTCGGCAACCCGGACCGCGGCGTCGTGCGCGCCGGCGACATCGTGCACCGGGGCGAGGAGATCGCGAACCTCGAGGCGATGAAGATGGAGAACGCGATCCTCGCGCCCTTCGACGGCCAGATCGCCGAGGTCTGCGTGCGGCTCAACGAGCCGGTGCGCGAGGGCCAGCTGCTGTTCGTGGTCGAGCGCGCCGCCGAGGCGCCGGCGGCGGGCACGGCGCCGACCTCGCCCGATTCCTAG